The Pleurodeles waltl isolate 20211129_DDA chromosome 10, aPleWal1.hap1.20221129, whole genome shotgun sequence sequence TCTTTAAGGCTTGGTGCAGTTTCTTTCCCACTCCTTCCAGTGCACCTATCTTCCCTTCCTCAGTGCATACTGGCGGCAAGCAGTAGTGTGCTCCATACCCTCTTAAAGATTGACTCACCAGCaaatcccccccctttttttgttgcaattttatttagaagttttcaaataatacaataaaacagaaaacaattgAAGAGGGAAATAGGAGCATAAAAGGACCAGACATTTCAATTGTGTACACATTGTAGACATCAATAGGTCTCATAGGGAACATTCTCTTTAAGGCAGATCATGATAGTGAAACATTCAATCCGCGATATctggttccaaagaaaaaagaTTGTCTTGTAGAGGAGACCAGATATCGGACACCAGATATCATTTGGTTGGGAGGCTGTGTGCAGTTGTCACCAATTGTTTCGCACCTGGACGTACTCCACAGCCAAAAAGAATTCTTAGGCACACTTTTGCTTCCCCATTGAATAGCTATCTCACGTTTTGCGAGTAACAGAGCAATAGATGCGAACAGCCGAGTCTCCAGTGGGATGTCATATATGTATTTCAAGAGGGTCATTAGTGGAGTGGGCCCGAGGGTGACGCCAACCATGGCAAAGCGGAGGGTGACATTTGTGGACCAATACTGGTTAGTTAAAGGGCATGTCCAAGTGAGGTGGGCAAAGTCAGCATCTAGAGTTTGACATTTAGGGCATTGGGAAGTGCGCATGGGATCAATGCGCGCTAGAAGTTTGGGCGTTGTGCAGGCACAATGTAGACATTTTAAATGCAACAATTTGTGCTTATGATTTATGAAAACTAATGTGATTTGGGAACAACAATAAGACCAATCTTTGTCAGAGAGGGGAGCACCCAGGTCTGCCTCCCATGCCGCTCTTGCCTTGAGTGTGGAGACAAGGGTAAGGGGAATGCAGGCCCGGTATATTTCACAGACTAGGTGGTCACTCTCAGGGTTTGTGATAAGTAATGTCAGAGGCAGGAAGTCGTCGGGGGCTAGTGGATAGGAAGCCACTTTGGAGCGTAGAGTGTGATGTAGGCGGGTGTGCGTAAGAAACGGTCCATCTGGGAAGCATTGTGGAAATCTAACATTGTCAGAGTGAGGAAGTGCGTGGGGATCTGGGAAAACATCTACCACTGTATGGAGTTCATGATAGAGAAATTGCTCCACTAGTTTCTCTCAAGTAAGTGGGAGCCAAAGATTGTCCATCAGTGGGACATGTGTGAATAGagaagcccccctccccccccgaagGCCTCCCCCAGTGCACTGTGGAGCCTCCGCCAAGCCCAGCAAGTTGTGGAGAGTGCTTGCATATCAGAGGGAACCAAGGGGATCCCCTCAGGCAGAATGAAAGAGAAGGGAAACCCGTCAATCTATTCTCTTCCTGGTTTGAGGTAAGGAATCCAGGTGTCTGGATGGTACCAGCGGTGCGTATAATGGCATTGTGCAGCCAGGTAATAAAACAACGGATCCAGAACCTCTGCGCTTATAGGAGAGGGTCAGAATTGCCCAAAGAATGTGGGGATGTTGGCCAGCCCATATCTATTTTAGAAAAAGACCACAAAGTGTGGCGAAAAAACGTTGTGTTAAGGGAAGGGGAAATGTTAAGGAAAAGGTAAAGGAGCCGAGGGAGAACAACCATGTTTAAAATAGGTATTCGACCAGCCATTGAGAGCGGAAGCTTGATCCAGATGTCTACCTGGGTGGAGATTTTGTCGATTGTAGGCCTGTATTTAAGTCTTATGATCTGGTATTTGTCCCTGTGAATGTGGATTCCCAGATATTTAACCAAATAAGTGCTGCCAGATCATCAAGTAGGCCATGGTGCTGGAACGGTACCTTTGGTTAAAGGAAAGATTTTTGACTTGGCCCAATTTATTTGAAGGCTGGAAAACATTGCGTATCATGTAACTTCACTAATTGATAGGGGGAGGTTTTCAGCAGGCTGACAGACAAAAAGCAATGCATGGTCAGCATACATGGAAAGTAAAAGGGGACCGCAGGAAAGCTGTAAACCTCTGAGGGGTGTctctcctgaagatggtgagccaaAGGATGCATGGCAAAGATAAAAAGTAAAAGGGAGAGAAGGTAGCCCTATCCAGTCCCCAGAGTGATGGAGGAGGGGCCCGATAGGGAGCAGTTTACCCGCATCCGGGCCACAGGCTCCGAAAAGACAAACATGATCAGAGATGTAAAATTGAAGACAAGACCAATTTTATTCAGGACAGCCCTCAAAAAAGCCCCCTCCACTTAGTCAAAGGATTTTTCTGCATCtcataacaccaccaccaccacctcgggGACCATGGGGGAGATTTTATTTAGTTCTCCAAAGAGAGTCCACAAATTAAGAGAGGTGGATTTATGGGGAACGAATCCAGATGTTCCAGCAGCAGCAAAATCTGTACAGGAATATCCAGATCTTGTGCATCCTTCTTTATAGATGATGTTTCAAAGATGTCATTGGCAGACAGCCTCCTACTCCCTTTAAAAGGAAAATAGATTATTGGGGCTCATGAAAATGGGGTACCGGAACATAAGTTGAAAGAAGGGGACTAGTGAGAAAGTTTTATCCAGGGTAGATTGAAGTTTTCAATGGTTCACCAGGTAAAGGAAAAGTCTACCCAAGGTCCTTAGGGAGGAAGCGTTCTTTGAGGTGTAAAGGGGTATTGTGTGAAGACAAAGATAGGTCGCGGGTTGAGTTCATACTTTGTGGCACTTGCATGTTCTGTCAAATTAGTTTAGTCGACCATAGACAAAATAGACCGGAAATGTAACCCAAATGCGGGCCTTTTTAAGACAGGCCTACATATTGTGCATTTATCATTGTCCGGTTGAGATACTAACCAGCCCATATGTGTGTCTTTCTCTCCTTCCCATATCTTTTTTGTTACCTCAAGAAAATTCTGATCCTGAAAAGATATCGATTGAAAAACAGATTGGGACGGCAGTGGGAAAGAGTGACGTTTGGTTCCGGTTCAATGAAGGCGTCTCCAACGCTGTGCGGCGAAATATTTATATCAAAGACCTCATGTAACCAGTCGGCTCATTCAGGGGTTCACAGTGTAAATAAAGTGTGTGGGGGAGGGTGTTCAGGGGGCTCTGGATGGCAGCCTTACCAGAGCCTTGAGgataaaatattttatattgatGAGCCCGTTTCAGGTCTCACCTGCTTTGTTAATAAAAGAAAAAGCAATGTAAACAAGTTAGTTGACTATTGCTTTATTTCGATTATAAATTCATATATGTCTGGTATTCATCTCTTTACTTCGTAGCTGCAAAATGTTATTATTCTACAACTTACAAAAGTACCTAAAATcattgaaaatatttatttttttacaaaattctcCTTTACAAGTTGGAAAAAAGTAAATTATACAGACATAACATGAAGCATAGCATAAGTGGCAGCATGTTAGCAGGAAACAATATATCAAGGACATCTTTTTTTGTGTTTACCTATTTTTACTTCCTCTACTTTTTTAGAAACGTAGCTTTGACATGGGTTTGTGCTGTTATTGATCAAGAGCTTCCAAAATAGCATTTGCTAATGCTTGCTTGTTTTCTGTGTAGTCTATTTCTGGCAGACATCTCAGACTGGATTGAAAAAGACTCACTTAGGGCCTTGTTTGTTCAAATGGACCTAGCAGGAAGATTGCTAATTATTATGTATAGTCATTAATACAAAAGTACATTCAGAGTTAATGCATGATGAAAGGACTTGAGCTGGAAGCTGTTCTCTAGgtctctgggggggtggggggggtcccaTCAGGGGTCGCCAGGGGGAGTCACAGTATGCTGCATTTGCCCTTCTCCACCCAAGGGTTGTTTTTCATCAGCTCCGGATTCAGGAAGGGATCGTTCGGCACCCCTTCTTCTATCCATTTGAGTAACCTGTGAGAAAGGAGACCAgaacaaggcctttaaaaaaatgggaacaacAGTTATCACCATTAGTACATATATTGCTTTCTGAGCCTAAACGTTTAGACCTCTGAGCAATTCTGCCATAACATGCATGGCTTCAAATGCGGGTTCACTCTCAACATGAAGGTGGCTACAATCAGCATAGAATTGAAGAAATTCAGATGCCCCTTAAAAGGTTGCACCCCGCTAAATGTTGAGTACAAAGCACTGGAGCCTAGAAACATCcgcagactgcatttaaaaaagggAAATATAATGGCTGGTGTTCTGAAATACACAACACTAAGATTGTGTTTTTGGAGTGGGCTTGCTTCAGCTAATGTTTAATGCTTAGTATTTTATTTGGCGATTTTCAAATATGTAAGAGAATCACTAGATATTTTTGAACCTCAATGTTAAATAACAATACtaacagttttttaaaatgtattagtggatctTAAGTTGAGTATAGGAAACACCAAAAAAATGTTTATTGTGATTGTAAAGCAAACAATTTCAAAAGACGTCTAGATGGCTGCTATGTGTTTATTCGAAGCAAAAATTCATCCTGCTCTTGGCCAATCAACAAAGAGGACAGCTAGAGAGAGTTAATTCATTGAGAAGTCTAGGAAACAATGGTGGAGGATATATATTGACTCGTATTGGGCAAAAAACATATCCATATTAGCAACAGACATTTCTAGCGACTTTTGGGAAtgattaattttttttcttcaggcCGATTCATAAAAGTAGTGCATATTAATGCAATGCAAGAGATTTGGCCCTCTCACTGCTAAATTTGCTAGTGTATGAGAGTTGCTTATTTTCATCATTGAAGACCACCTACGACTGGACGTTGCAGCAATGTCAGCTAGAGCAGTACATTTTAGGTCATTAAATAATATCAGTTTACATTCGAGCCTCAAACTATGCTTAGATCAGATCAGATCAGAGGCATTGCCCAGAAAGATAACAGAAAATGATACTAAAAGTTCAGAACATCTGTGTCTGTGAATGAGGCTGTGGAATTTGCTATCTTAATTGTAGTATATGTGCCTATAGGTGGCCCTTATATGCACAGAGTTTGTGAGTCCTGCATTCCTGGAAAATGTAAGACAATATGTTTCAAAAAGCCAGTTCTTAGCTTGGTGGCTCTTTAAAGCTCCCATATAATGTACTACCCCAGAATCAAACCACAACCTTCAAGGAGTCATACAATTAGATATTATGTCTAAATTGTTCTGCAGGCTCATTTAAAAATTAGGAGATCACAGCCCCAGTACTTCTGCCTATGAATAAAGTGACTGCGTAAGCAATTTAATACCAGCCTCCTTACTTTTCAAAACCCCCAAGTACCTGACCAGACGTCTGTTTATAAAGGTCATATTAAAGCCAGCATCAAAGATGACCTCTGTCAGCACTCTGTGTTGGTCCCTTTAATGTGTAGCCCACCAATGTTTGATGTTACTCTTTCAGGGCACAGCAGTTTCAAATAGATGAGGGCTTTGTCGCATCCTACATGCAGGTAAACCCTCATGACCAAATTTGCATGTATCAGATGTGTCCTCACCCAGCACTTTGTTGGCAGCAATAAAAGGCCCTTGATTGCTATCACTTTCCTGTCTTCTAAAGGTCCTTCATGTTATTAATTTGTAGTCATCTGAGTTTGTGGctgcctgtgtccctgtgcatCATCTTCAAATCTCTGCTTGCCCACCATTGTTTTCACAAAATCCACTCCACAAAAATGAACTTCCTCCCATCCTGTTCACACTGCTCATGGTGGGCTCCATATTCAGGCGCTCCTGTATTGAGGATCCATCTTTTCTGCTCACTTCAAAACTATTACATTCTCATACtctacaaattcaccacccatCTAATCACGTATCCTTCAAGAAAACATTTCAACCCcatctgtttttctgaagattcccTCTGGTCTTGAATCAGTGTTGTGGTTCAGTCATATCGCCATCAAGCCAGTTTGTGAAGAAGCGCTCAACTCAATATCTTGTAATCATTGTGCATTTCCTTTACTTACATCAAAAAAGTTCTTTACCTCCATGGTTTTGAACCTAACATGAAACCTGTGATTCATGAAGGTCAAATTATTGAAAGATACATTTTGTTAAATTCTCTTCTTCCCCCGTCTCCAGATGTAAATTTGATTTATACCAAATACACAATAGCTTTACTCTGTTCAGCTTCCCTTGCCGTTTCAGAGTATTTTTCTCACCCCACTGGCAAGTATTCATAAATACATAGATAAGAAGACTTGCCAGATTGATATACACCCCTCATAAATAGGTGGTATTCTATACAGGAATCACGTTTTCTTTCCAGTATGAAGGTCATCTGTGAGCAGAGGAAATTGCCCTCTCTCTGAATGCGTAAAGAAAGACCTTACGTATTGAGGAGATGGATTTTTAATAAAGTGGTTGGGAAATTCATTCTTGCCTTTTATCCCTTGGTGTAAGCACCACAGCCAGATGACAATGCAAGAGCACATGGTTCAGGTTTGGTAGTGGGTTTTGAATTTATTAGGTGCCATGCTGTTTAGATGTTTTATCTTTGTGAGTTCTATCATTCAGCTAGAATCAATAATACAATTCCATTACATGATTAATGAGTGGAAGATTACATCTAGACTACTTCTTTTGGGTGCTTTCATTTGGTCTTCTCTATTTTCCCAGTTCAGAGTCCTTCATCTGTTTTGGGCTTTGACTATTCCTTTTTCTCTCAGGGCTAACACGCCTTGTCAGCCGGAGGCGCCATCATGAAACCTTATACACAGAAGATCATGCTTTTCTATTTCTTTCTACAAGTTTGTCATTAGGTCTCTCTCATCAGACTTTCACATTATCTGGGAACCATACTTTCTACCCTTCTTTCTTAAGTTATGTAGATCGTGAAATAACCTTCCTTAATATCTGTACTGCAAAGGTCATTGGCTCTATCACGATGGCCTGCTCTAGCCCAGCGTGGAGCAGAGTACCTCTTTTGTGTGCCAGCAGTGCCTAAACtgaatttattttacttatttaaatGGGAACCCCCCCCATTCCTAAGGTATAATCTAGCACAATCTCAGGCACATCAGTTAAGGAGGGATGTCACTGTAAGAGTGAGAAAAAAGTTCCCACCAGCCCTCTCTATGCTTCCTTTTTTTAAACGGGCCTGCTCTGCCGAACCTCAAATCTAGgtagaataagcattggcaaagctaataggtctggcattggcttcttcttgtgtttacacacacacacacacacacacatatgatggTGTTgggggaagaaaaatgtgaatagcACCAACCACAGATTAATGGATTAAGCCCCTAAAAGTAACTGCACTAtacatacttttagtaaaatcaaaaggttttggcttACACAGACCTAGAAAAGTCAGTCTGCCACTGGCTGCaagatgaaagaaggaaagaaaagagagaatggaagAAAGAAACAGGGAGATGGAAAGAAAAAGGATCGAGGAAAGACAGACAGAAGAATGTAGAaagagtaaagtaaaaaaaaaaagtagaaagagAATGAAATGGAgacggaaagaaaaaaggaagcgagaaggaaagaaaagggaagtaagaacaaaagagagggaaaaagatgaggaaagaaagggaaggaaagaggagtagaaaaggaaagaagacaagggaaagaaggaggaagagaaggaaagatAAAAGGAAATAGAAAGTACGAGCAAAGGAAggtaggaaagaagaaagaaagaaagaaagacaaggacgaaagaaagaaaataaatttatgaaaaaagacaagaactaaagaaggcaaaaaagaaaataaaagaaagaaagtacagaatgaaggagagaaagaaaaaagtaaaaagaggaTAACTTAATAGAGAACAGTTTCAGAAGGACAGAATCTGATCAGGTATGCTTTGACATAGAAGCAGTCAGAAAAGTAAAACGCACCAAAAGGAATTTAAAACATCATTGGCAGGAAATGGGATTTAATGAAGAtggaatgtgaatctgcagcatcctgCTATCACTTGGGGCTCTAAACACAGATGCATCACAAAAGTAATTATCAAAGTAAAATCAAAAATACTGGCACTGAAGGCAACTAGCTTGTGTgtaaatgtgctccttgtgaaagagcaaaatgcggtCACTCAAAATGAAGTTTAACCAGTGGCTTAAATAGGCTGACCCATTGCTGTGTCCTGTAGTATAAAAAACAAAATTTGAAGTGGCGAAAAACACCTATATGTAattatattatacatattttagtaaaatcaaaaggtcttgactaatGCCAGACATAAGGTGAAAATAAACTGCGTGTGAAGAAGGGACCATGGTACAGGAAATGAAAATTGATCCAGGGCTCATGAAAGAACAGCGACTAGACTAATAATAGAACATTTACCATGGTGTGTAAATTGTGTATGTATATTCTCTTTTGAAGTGTGTCTACTGTATGGGCACACACATTGTTTTATAGGTTGTTTTCTAGGTTAACTGCAGTATTAGCTGTGGATTACTGGTAAAAAATCAGGTCAGTGTAGCAAAAGGAGGTGGTTCCACGCACATGCGCCAGGCCTTGTTCTGAGGCGGCACCACTCTACATGCTGGAAGTGGCTGAGAGCCTGAACTGCTTGTTTGACAGGGAAACAGCTAGAACATTGCAACTGATTAGTGTCCATCATTTTATGCAGTCTAATACATTTGCTTCTAAACTCATGAGTCAGTACAGTTCCTTTTTTAGATCTGAAGAAAGAAATAATAATCTCCCTCAATATCGGTGGCAGCTCCTCCGTATGGGTGGATGAgcatcccccccaccaccagcagcggcagctgctaaaccttttaaagaaaacaataataaactatttaTTACCATTTgctttaaaaggggtggggccacggggtcaCGTGCACTGagcgggagtgctcagcactccccctcagagcgcatgtgtgtttggccggcagtctcaggtcggccaaacacacatgcgctgtaggctgtctccagcctgcaACTGTtttgccgagctggagagagcctgcacaggctcccagtgtgcctgggagtggccagccagggcactcccagccaatcctgacgctgccacgatttgccgcagggcaggctggagactGTGCCTGTGCAGCCAGAAGGGAAGAGGAGTGGAGCGGCGCGGGACTGTGTtgaaaaaggtaagtgtttttttttttaaatgcctgcgAACCGCTACTGCTCAATATGTATGTCAACCTTTGCCAGAGAGCACTATTAGGGGGGTGAGGGAGTCCTGCTGAGTATGGCACCCTGGAGAAAGTGTCGGCAAGATGAAATGTCAGACACTGGATGTAACAagctggcaaatccaataggtctcgcctatgcaagatgaGTTGGCTTTGTGAAAGTGTTTCTTTGTTATGTTGTACAGTACGGTACGATATGGCCTGTCACTGTATAGTATAGTATGATATATTATGGTACGGTACGGCCTGTCATTGTATACTAtggcatggcctgtcattgtatagtatggtgtggCTCCTCATTGTATGGTATGTCATGGTGTAGTATGGCCTTTCATTGTGTAGTATGGTATGGCTTGGCCTTTCATGGTATGGTATGTCACTGTATGGTATAGCATGATATGATGTGGCCTGTCATTGAATACTATGATATATTATGACTTGTTATTATAGAGTATGatctggcctgtcattgtatagaatGTCATGGTGTGGCCTGTCATTGTAACTTATGGCATGGTATAGCCTGCCATTGTAAGGTATGGTCTGGTGTGGACTGTCATTTATTTAGTAAGGTATGGGGTGGTCTGTCATTGTATGGTGggactgtcattgtatagtatggtcagGCATGGcccgtcattgtatagtatggtatggcttgtcatcgtatagtatggtatggtttgtcattgtatggtatgtgaAGGTATAGCCTgttgtgtggtatggtgtggaccTTTTATTGTATAGTAAGATATGGTGTGGCCTGTTGTGGTATAGTATAGTATGGCCTATCGTGGCATAGTATGGTAGGGTGTAGCATGCCATTGTATGGTATGTCATAATATAGTATAGTACGTTActgtacagtatggtatggtgtggtgtgaaatggttgttggtgcacAGTTGCAGAGCAGTGTTTAAGTTTTGAGTGCTAGCAAAACGGGAGGTGCAGCGGATAGGGAAAGGCGCTCACTGTTGAAGCGTCCATCCTATGCCACAGAATGTGAACATCAGGAGACGATGTGGACTGGGAGGGGAAAGTGGAGCCGGAGCTGTCTATCAGATGCCGGAGTGTGAACTGTAGGAGATGCAGCAGGCAGAGAGTAGGCTCCACTGGCAGAGTCGTCCCTCAGATGTCAGAGTGTGAACTgtaggagatgcaggcagggagtaAGGTCCACTGATGAAGCGATTCCTCAGATGCCAGAATATGAACTGTAGGAGATGCAGCAGGCAGGGAGTAGGGTCCGTTGGTGAAGCTGTCCCTAAGATGCCAGAGTGTGAACTGAAGGAGATGCAGCAGGCAGTGAGTAGGGTCTATTGGTGGAGCTGTCCATTGGATGCCTGAATGTGAACTGTAGGAGATGCAGCAGGCAGTGACTAGGGTCAACTGGCAGAGCCGCCCATTAGATGCCTGAGTGTGAACTGAAGGAGATGCAGCAGGCAGTGACTAGGGTCTATTGGTGGAGCTGTCCAGTGGATGCCTGAGTGTGAACTGTAGAAGATGCAGCAGACAGTGATTAGGGTCTATTGGTGGAGCTGTACATTGGCTGCCTGAGTGTGAACTGTAGGAGATGCAGCAGACAGTGACTAGGGTCCACTGGCAGAGCCGCCCATTAGATGCCTGAGTGTGAACTGTAGGAGATGCAGCAGGCAGTGACTAGGGTCCACGAGCAGAGCCGCCCATTAGATGCCTGAGTGTGAACTGTAGTAGATGCAGCAGGCAGTGACTAGGGTCTATTGGTGGAGCTGTCCATTGGCAGCCTGAGTGTGAACTGTAGGAGATGCAGCAGACAGTGACTAGGGTCTATTGGTGGAGCTGTCCATTAGATGCCTGAGTGTGAACTGTAGGAGATGCAGCAGGCAGGGAGTAGGGTCCACTGGCAGAGCCGCCCATTAAATGCCTGAGTGTGAACTGAAGGAGATGCAGCAGGGAGGGAGTAGGGTCCACTAGCAGAGCCGCCCATTAGATGCCTGAGT is a genomic window containing:
- the GNG13 gene encoding guanine nucleotide-binding protein G(I)/G(S)/G(O) subunit gamma-13 → MDEMDVPQLKKEVESLKYQLAFKREMSSKSIPELLKWIEEGVPNDPFLNPELMKNNPWVEKGKCSIL